In the genome of Montipora foliosa isolate CH-2021 chromosome 3, ASM3666993v2, whole genome shotgun sequence, one region contains:
- the LOC137997272 gene encoding uncharacterized protein C1orf50 homolog, which produces MDDPALLALTPHTVEDHESAATKLLVNPERVHRHEDPYDLVMLAQEVQKADQFVRCAASNKLILIAEQIRHLQEQARKVLEETKRDAELHHAACNFKKRPGQMYHLYRRSNGTTYFSMLSPKEWGPSCPHESLGAYKLEADMSWTKAEDVERRSKDIALVDQLLSAEVPAIEYVLPANKGNGFAPKAALKHKTVIEDVSDKTLPIVEEPEQ; this is translated from the exons ATGGATGACCCTGCGCTCCTCG CTCTTACTCCACACACTGTGGAGGATCATGAATCTGCTGCTACCAAGCTTCTTGTCAACCCAGAACGTGTACACAGACATGAAGATCCATATGACTTGGTGATGTTGGCACAAGAAGTACAAAAAGCTGACCAGTTTGTGCGTTGTGCTGCAAGCAATAAACTGATCCTGATTGCTGAACAGATTCGACATCTGCAAGAACAA GCAAGGAAAGTGTTAGAGGAAACCAAGAGAGATGCTGAACTCCATCATGCTGCATGTAACTTTAAGAAGAGGCCAGGCCAGATGTATCACCTTTACAGAAGAAGCAATGGAACAACATATTTCTCAATGCTATCACCAAAG GAGTGGGGTCCCAGCTGCCCCCATGAGTCACTTGGAGCCTACAAGCTTGAAGCTGACATGTCGTGGACTAAAGCTGAAGATGTAGAGCGCCGTAGCAAGGACATTGCATTGGTTGATCAGTTGCTCTCAGCAGAGGTGCCAGCAATTGAATATGTCTTACCAGCAAATAAAGGAAATGGATTTGCTCCTAAGGCTGCTCTGAAACACAAGACTGTGATCGAAGACGTCAGTGATAAAACACTACCGATCGTAGAGGAGCCAGAACAGTAG
- the LOC137995566 gene encoding craniofacial development protein 2-like: MLKLKAKPFDIAIIQTYAPTSSHSDDEIEEHYEEINKMLKEVKSTDVILIFAGDFNAKIGKGSYQDLVGNYGLGDRNPRGDRLLQFCIEKNLVVTNTTFQHPNRLLYTWKSPGDVSRNQIDYLLIRRKLTLEQILDLTTTHLLPECQYASREQCQIAERKKS; encoded by the coding sequence ATGCTAAAGTTGAAGGCTAAACCTTTTGATATAGCTATCATACAGACGTATGCGCCGACATCATCCCACAGCGACGATGAAATAGAAGAGCATTATGAAGAAATCAACAAAATGTTGAAAGAGGTCAAATCCACAGACGTTATCCTCATCTTCGCTGGGGACTTCAATGCGAAGATAGGGAAAGGAAGTTACCAAGACCTTGTAGGTAACTATGGTCTCGGAGATAGAAATCCAAGAGGTGACAGACTTTTGCAGTTTTGTATTGAAAAGAATCTTGTTGTCACCAATACAACCTTCCAGCATCCAAACAGACTGTTGTATACCTGGAAGAGCCCAGGGGACGTGTCAAGAAACCAAATTGATTACCTGCTGATCAGGAGAAAACTTACCCTGGAGCAGATATTGGATCTGACCACAACCCACTTGTTGCCAGAATGTCAGTACGCCTCAAGAGAGCAATGTCAAATAGCCGAAAGAAAAAAGAGCTGA
- the LOC137997274 gene encoding uncharacterized protein produces MMQRLSEQQLENVIEELRSLDDATIAPLKKGLNFAVTPAYIPATEIIAKVESAARQLDAEQAVTASVVMDANSYHTKTSTLIENGPYQLLNKDPTDLLTRKFARKSTNMKQSGYLSEAVYNKMRPRNKQPPRIYGLPKIHKADVSLRPIVSCVNTLAYGLSAYLANIVSHLTGNSGFTVTNSAHFVSNISSEIILDNEIMVSFDVESLFTNIPIDAAVQTALKKLEDDPSLADRTTLTPFQIADLLNFVLRSTYFQYNGSIYEQLEGAAMGGPVSAVIANLYMESFEQQAITTSAYKPRIWKRYVDDTFTILDRGNVDSFLQHLNNQQPSIRFTMETENDYKLAFLDTAVSREPDGRLTTSVYRKPTHTDQYLAYDSHHPQSVKRGIVNCQVPLRARQTSRNKTLCYLQGEETPVSVLVSNGYPLSFLQKIPKTRPQLFKRCITLSSR; encoded by the exons ATGATGCAAAGACTATCAGAACAGCAGCTGGAAAATGTCATCGAGGAATTGAG GTCCCTCGACGATGCCACGATAGCCCCGCTGAAGAAAGGACTGAACTTCGCCGTAACTCCTGCGTACATCCCTGCCACGGAGATCATCGCCAAGGTCGAATCAGCCGCCAGACAACTCGACGCTGAACAAGCAGTCACTGCCAGTGTAGTCATGGATGCCAACTCCTATCACACTAAGACGTCTACCCTTATCGAGAACGGACCGTACCAGCTGCTCAACAAAGACCCGACAGACCTTCTGACCCGGAAGTTTGCCCGAAAATCTACTAACATGAAGCAAAGCGGATATCTATCAGAGGCCGTTTACAACAAAATGAGACCTCGAAACAAACAGCCGCCTAGAATCTACGGTTTACCAAAGATTCACAAGGCCGATGTATCGTTAAGACCTATTGTGTCATGCGTTAACACCTTAGCATATGGTTTATCTGCTTACTTAGCTAACATCGTATCTCATTTAACAGGTAACTCGGGTTTCACGGTGACTAATTCAGCTCATTTCGTATCCAACATTAGCAGCGAGATTATCCTAGACAACGAAATCATGGTGTCTTTCGACGTAGAGTCGCTGTTTACTAACATTCCTATCGACGCCGCTGTACAAACCGCGCTAAAGAAACTAGAGGACGACCCCAGCCTTGCGGACCGCACGACACTAACACCTTTTCAGATCGCTGACCTCCTGAATTTCGTATTGAGATCCACATACTTCCAGTATAACGGATCAATTTACGAACAATTAGAAGGAGCAGCCATGGGAGGCCCGGTCTCCGCTGTTATTGCTAACCTATACATGGAGAGTTTCGAACAACAGGCAATAACTACCTCGGCCTACAAACCTAGGATCTGgaaacgctacgttgacgacacTTTCACCATCCTGGATCGCGGAAACGTTGATAGCTTCTTACAGCATCTGAACAACCAGCAGCCTTCCATTCGCTTCACCATGGAGACAGAGAACGACTACAAACTCGCTTTCCTTGACACCGCAGTTTCAAGAGAACCGGACGGCCGCCTCACCACCAGCGTGTACAGGAAGCCTACGCACACTGATCAGTACTTAGCGTATGATTCCCACCACCCGCAATCAGTAAAACGCGGTATTGTCAATTGTCAAGTGCCTCTACGAGCGCGCCAAACGTCTCGTAACAAAACCCTCTGTTATCTCCAAGGAGAAGAAACACCTGTCTCTGTTCTTGTCTCTAATGGTTAccctctttctttcttgcagaaaatccccaagaccaggccccagttgtttaaaaggtGCATAACGCTCTCctccagataa